The sequence GAGATGAGCGGGTCGGGATGGCGGGTGAGCAGACCCGACACAATGATATCCAATAGATCTACCAGATGATCAGCCATGCGGGCTATTGATATAGGACTCTCCTGATAAAACATAACACGCACATAGGAGCTGATCGTACCATGAGCTATCAGGCACAAGTCACCGGTGTACGGCAGAATTTCTTTTCCATACAGGCTCTCCAGCTTGGCCTGGAACCAGTTGAATAGAGTTAGGTTGCTATTGCGCAGCCATTCCGGTATCTCGGTTTGCTCTCTTCCGGACAGTTCCTGAATCTGTCGTTGTAGAAACTCTCGTAACTCATAGACGTGATGCAACAGGATTTCAATTTGATTGCGCAGCTTCTCTTGGGGGGTTCTCCGACTTTCCTGCTCCTCACGTAACAGGGGATCACGAATCATCCGGAAGCAATATATGTAAATGCTGCGTTTTAGCTCTTCCTTGGATTTGAACACCAGATAGAGACTGCCTTTGGACATCCCACATAGCTCGGCAATCTCCTGCATGGAGGTGGAGGAGGAGCCTTTTACGGCGAATAATTGCATTGCTGTCTTGATAATCTGTTCTTTTTTGTCCACGCTTCGCTCAGCCACTATGCTACTAGCTCCTTTTTGACTATTGAGTTCTGTAATTGACTAGTAAGTCAGATCGATTATATTATATTATTTGTAGCATTACAAATCTCCCACAGAAGAGGTTACAGTATTGACGCAATTCTATTTTGTAAGCTTTTCCGGTAGGAAGAAAGAGCTTCTTCAGGTAATATATAAATGTGTCGATTACGTGAGGATTGCTAGAAAGAGAAGGTAGGTTGGCAAATGAGAAGAGGATTACAGTCTACAGTCATTATTGGGGCTTTATTAGCATTTTATTACTTCGGTTTCGGGCTATTTGGCAGTACCGGAGGTACAATTATTAGTATTTTTTCTACATTAACGGTCATTTCCATTGGCTTGGCTATTTTTATGGAGAATCGTAATCCTTCTACAACGATGGCTTGGATTCTGCTGCTTGCCCTAATTCCGGTACTGGGACTTGTCTTCTATTTCCTGTTCGGACAAAATGTGTTCAAACGCCGTAAGTACGACAAAAAAGCCCAGCGCGACCTGATGGCTTACGAGCGGATCGAGAATGACGCGCTGCGAATGCATCAGGACTGGTCCATTTTTGATCCTTCACGCCAGAAGTTGCTCGGACTGGCTCAGAGATTGGCACGTACGCCTATATCGTTTACTTCGGAGACGCGTATATTGACCAACGGTGAAGAGACATTTGGTACCCTGCTGCTTGAGCTGCGCCAGGCTCAGCATCATATTCACATGGAATATTATATTTTTCGTGCAGACCATATCGGGACCCGTATTCAGCAGATTCTGATCGACAAGGCTCGTGCGGGTGTGGTCGTCCGATTTATGTATGATGCGGTCGGCAGCATTCAGCTTTCCAAAGCTTTTCTGAAGGAAATGAGTGATGCGGGGGTGCAGGTTGCGGCATACGGTAGTTCCAAATCCTTCTTCTCCTTTTTCTCCAGTCGTGTGAATTACCGGAATCACCGCAAGATTGTTGTTATTGATGGCGATGTTGGATTTATGGGCGGACTGAACGTGGGCGACGAATATCTGAGCCGCAGCAAGACTTACGGCTTCTGGCGGGATACGCATATGCTCGTTAGAGGTGAGGCAGTGCGTACGATGCAGATTATCTTTTTACAGGATTGGATGCATACAACGGGTGAGAAGATTCTGGAGCAGGATTATCTTTCACCGCAACTGCGGTTTATGTCAGGTGATGGAGCAGTGCAGATTATAGCGAGCGGACCGGATAATGAACGTCGGGCGCTCAAAAATATATTTTTCTCCATGATCACCTCTGCCGAGAAGTCGGTGTGGATTGCCAGCCCCTATTTCATTCCCGATGAGGATATTCTAACGGCGATCAGAGTTGCGGCGATGTCCGGGCTTGATGTGCGCCTGTTATTTCCGGCCAAGCCGGATAAATGGATTCCGTTTCTGGCCTCACATTCCTATTTCCCGTCTCTGCTGGAAGCAGGGGTGAAGATTTATGAATATGAGAAGGGCTTTATTCATTCCAAACTGCTGATTATTGACAGTGAGATAGCCACGATAGGCACGGCAAATATGGATATGCGCAGCTTCCACCTTAATTTTGAGGTCAATGCACTGCTGCTTAAGACAGAGAGTGTAGCCCGGATTGTAGCTGATTTTGAGCGGGATTTATTGTCTACCAGCCAGATAGAGCATACGGAGTTTATGAACAAGCGTTTGATAGAAAGGCTGCTGGAATCAGGAGCCAGACTGATGTCGCCGTTACTCTAACCAGAAATATAAACCGCCTGCTTAGAGGCACAATAAACACCACCGGGGAAAAAGGTTCCTCGGTGGTATTTTACTTTTACATTGTTCATTATGTCCTAAAATGTGGTGAAGCCCAAAGTGGTCTGCAACCGGAACAACAGGTATTTTAGCCATGTCACATCAGTTTGATAATCTTGAAGCGGCAAGCTGTATTCGGCACCTTCATTATTCCATAGCCGGTTGAAGTAGGCATTCATCTCGGTATAAAGCGGCTGGTCCTGTTTCACTGCTACCCACAAATCGTTCTCCAGATTGTAATCATCCAGATTCCGTGTCGTAAAATTAGTAGAGCCGCCAAGGATAATGGAATTGCCGCTTTGTTTAGCAATGAAGAGCAGTTTGGGGTGGAATTGCTCTTTGGTCGTATTGTACCAGCGGATGGCAATCTTTCCTGCGGATCGTCGGTTCAGGTCCATAGCTACCGGACGGTTGGGAATGCCGATTTTGTCCCGACCAAAGGCATTCTGGTTCGGGTCTAGCAGGAGATTGACTTTAGCACCACGGGCAGAGGCATCCAGAAGTGCGTCGATGATGCCGTCATCGGCAAGATAGAACATAGCCATCCATACAGTATCTCCCTTCTGGGCGCCACGAATTCCTTGCAGTGCATACTTGTATACTTTTCCCTCTGTCACATAGCGCACCTCCGCCAGCCCTGCTACTTCTCCCTTATCTTCCTGCGTGAATACAGGTTCTTTGCTCAGCAGAGGACCTGCCCCGGACAAATTGGCGGCTGCCTGCTCCGTTTGTAGAATATCCGCTAGTATAGGACCCTGTACCTCAAGGGCGATATTGGAATGATAGGAACTGGCATCATGGACGTTCCCGGAGGAGATCAGTGCTGTCTTCTCGCTGACAATCACTTTGCGGTGATTAGCCTTCACATTTAGCAGTTTCAGATAGGAACGTGCTGTGATATCAGGCCCTTTACTTGCCATAAGATTCGGAATCCAGCCGGTTCCCGCTTGTCCAAACCACTGAATGAAGGTACGCCAAACGGCCGAATAGGCAGGAGTAGAGTCGCGCAGTGGATCAACGTCAGTCATAATGACGTTGATGCCTGCAGCCTTCATTTCCTCAAGTAGAGCATTGGGAGCGGAACCGTAATTGGTGTTAACCTCGTCCGTAATGAAGACAATGTCCATCTTTGGATAAGCTAATTTTTGCGCGATAAGCTTAGTAGTTAGCGTTCTGCTGACTGGCGGAAACTGCTGGTCTTTATGAGTGTAGTCATTGAACAAAAACAGGTCGATCACCAAAAACTCCCTAGAGTCCTCAATAATCTGTAGGATCCTCGGTAAAATCTGACTCTCTTGTTTTCCTGTGGGGCTGCCATCCGAATACGTTAGGTCATGCCAGAAGGTCACATGATCCACCTGGTATAGAGGACTCTCGTAGGAAATTCCCGGAGGAAGAGGTTTATGTGTCTGATATATCATTACACCCGTTAGCCAGAGAATGAGCATAAGGGTTAATCGTAATATCCAGGTGCGGCGGCGTGAAGGGCGTTTCTTGTTATGGGATTTGGGCGGAATAGAGAAGTGGCCTAGTTTCATGGAAGTCCTCCTGTATGTGTAGGAGCATATACCTCCATCACGATAGGATGTGGTTATGCTCGGGAATTTATCAATTTCTATATAACACCCATAAGGAGAATTGAAGCAGCGAGGACCCCGGACTAACGTCTGATGACATTATACTTAGGCTTATGTATAATGAGTGTAAATAATTTGTATAAGGTTTGAGACATTAAAGGTATATAGCGGCAATTGGGAAAGTGAGTGAGTTACAACGTGTATTCCATCAAACAGGTCGTCGAAATGCTGGAGATTCCATCGGTTACGTTAAGAGCCTGGGAAAGCAGGTATCAGGCGGTGACCCCAGAGCGAACCGAGTCCGGATACAGGCTATACAGCCATGATAATGTTGAAGATCTGCGCTGGTTGAAGGAGCAGATTGAGCAACAGGGCATAAGTATTTCGCACGCTGTTCGATTGTTGAAGGCACAGAAAGAGAAACATCTGGAGGACAATATTGCCGTTAGTGGAACTACACAGGATGCCTTCGAGAAGATGAAAGAGCAAATTTATAATGCTCTACTTGAATTCCAAGGGGAGCGGGCCAATGCGCTAATTGATTTTGGTTTCTCCATGTATGGCTACGAAGCGATGTTCCATCAGGTATTGGTGCCAGTTCTGATCAAGGTCGGGGATGCATGGGAAGTAGGTACGGCGACTGTAGCGCAGGAGCATTATATGACCCATATGATTTCCAATCGATTTTATCAATTTTTTAATGTCTTTCCCGTTTATGCGCATTTGCCAAAGGTGCTGGCGTTTTGCCCAGCTGGTGAGCATCATCAGGTTGGATTACTATTATTTTCACTCTTTTTACGGAAGAATGGAGTGGAGGTTATCTATCTCGGTGCCAATACGCCTGAGGAGGGCATCCTGTCGATACTGGAGCAGCAAAAGCGTATTGGTGCCCTATGTCTGTCAGTTACAGATAAAGCGCTAATTCCATACTGTGAGGGCCTAATCAAGCATCTAAAGGGTGCTTGTCCAGAAGCAGAGTTCATTGTGGGTGGTAAGGCTTACGAAGCTTTTCCCAATTCTATCGGGGCGCGTTTCATTATGAATGAGCCGCCGGAGCACTGGCAATCGTGGTTTGACAAAATGTTTATTGGCATGAAAAGCAAGATTTAAAGGCCATCTGGCGTGGCTGATAATGAAATGAAGAGTCTGTAGTGTCACTTATTAGTGATGCTGGAGGCTCTTTTTTTGAATCCAAATAAAATTATTAAACAACTAGCAAACATATCCTATTGAAATAGTAAAAACTAGCTATATTGGCCTCAGGCTTTGCTGAATGAGATAGCTATAGTTGGTCATTTACATAAGCACATAATAATTGTATAATGTTTGTAAAGGATTTGTATAATGTTTATAGATTGTGGGATTTGAGGGGGAGTAGGCTTGATCAGTACAAAGAGTGCCGCAAAGGTTGCTGTTGTCGGAGCTGGACCAGGCGGACTTGCCGCTGCTATGCTGCTTGCTGCAGAGGGATATGATGTTGAGGTTTATGAGAAGCAGGAAGTAGTTGGAGGACGTTCGGGCGAGCTTCGACTGGGGAGTTATACCTTTGACCGCGGGGCTACATTTCTGATGATGCCGCATCTGCTGAGAGAGTTGTTTACCTCTGCAGGCCGCTCTTTAGATGATTATATTTCCTTGAAAGAGCTTGATCCGCTGTATTCACTACATTTCGGCGATACCGTATTCAAACCTTCTACAAATCAGAACCAAACCGCGAACGAGGTGGAGAGGTTGTTTCCAGGTAACGGTGAAGGCTACCGTCGATTCATGGCTGATGAAGGCGATAAGCTGGACAGAGTACAGCCTTTGTTACAGCGTCCGTTTCAATCTCTTGGTGATTATCTCAAAAAAGATGTTCTGCATGCACTTCCTAAGCTGCATGCTACAGATACTGTGTACAATCGTCTTTCTAAATATTTTTCGGATGAGCGCCTCCGGTTTGCCTTTGCCTTTCAGGCCAAATATTTGGGGATGTCGCCTTGGGAATGTCCAGGAACCTTCACAATTCTTTCCTACATGGAGCATCGTTACGGACTGTATCATCCGATTGGCGGAATCAATCAGGTTTTTCAGGCGATGGCGGATGTGATAAAGGAGCATGGCGGTAGGGTTCATACCTCCTGCGGGGTAAAGCGTGTGCTGCTTCATAACGGCCAGGCCACGGGGCTGTTGCTCGATAATGGAGACAAGGTAGAAGCGGACTATGTTGTGATTGGTGCTGATTTCGGTTCAGCCATGACGGAGATGTTTGAGCCTGGAGTATTGAAGAAATATACGCCGAAAAAGGTAGCTAATAAACGATATTCATGCTCTACAGCAATGCTGTATCTGGGAGTGGATGGTGCCGTTGATCTGGGCCATCATTCTGTGCATTTCGCAGAGGATTATCGGCGTAATGTGGAAGAAATCACGAAATTAGGTACCTTGTCTGCGGACGCTTCGATTTATGTGCATAATCCGTCCGTTCTCGATCCAACACTGGCACCAGCTGGCAAATCTTCGCTGTATGTGCTGATGCCAGTTCCTAACCTGACTGCAGACATCGACTGGAAGCAAGAAAGTGCACGGGTAGAGGAAGAAATGCTTGAGCGCTTGCAGCGTATTCCGGGACTCGCGAATTTATCTGGGCGGATCGAGGAGAAGCTGTTCTTCTCGCCGCTGGATTGGCAAGGCAAGCTGGACGTGTATAACGGCGCGACGTTTAATCTGGCCCATAATCTGGGCCAGATGATGTATCTGCGGCCTCATAATACCTTTGAGGAGGCGCGGGGGATATGGTTGGTCGGGGGCGGAACGCATCCCGGCAGCGGGTTGCCGACGATATTCGAGTCGGCCAAGATCAGTGTGCGGCTGCTGAAGGAGCATGACCGTGCAGCCCGTTCCAGAACGTTCAAGGCAGGAGTGGCTGGAACGGGGGCTTCGCTGTGAGCCGGGTCGCCATCGTTGGCGGCGGAATCGGCGGGCTTACGGCAGCGCTGCTGCTTAGCCGCAGCGGGCAGGAAGTTACGCTGTACGAACGCGCTTCACAGATCGGTGGGCGTGTAGCTTTTGAAGAGCATGGACCTTACCGGATAGACCGTGGACCTACGATTGTGCTGCTGCCAGATATGCTGCGGAGCATCCTTGAGGAAGGGGGTCTGCCGCCGGAAAGTGTAGAGCTGCTGCGCTGTGATCCACTTTACCGAGTTCACTTCAAGAGCGGACGGACCTTAACCAAGGTAAATGGAATTCAGGAGCAGGCTGCAGAGATCGAACGCTGTTTTCCCGGTGAAGGTAAGGGATTTATCCGCTTTATGCATGACATGTCGATCTTATATCCACTGGGTAAGGCTTCATTTCTTGAGCGGAGTTTTAAGAACCGTAGAGAGTTCTTTAGCTTTGGCAATCTGTCGCTGATGGCTCGGCTACAAGCTTACAAGAGTCTGAAAGATGCAGTTGGGCGCTATTTTCATAGTGAAGAGCTGAAGGATGCCTTCTCCCTACAAAGTTTATACATCGGCGGGGCTCCTTTCCGCACACCTGGAATCTACACCATGCTTCCTTATGCGGAGCAGGCCTTTGGCATCTGGATGTTGAAGGGGGGGTATGGTGAACTGCCGCAGATTATGCTCCGAGAGCTGGAGCGCCGTGGAGTTATTATTCATACTCATACTGAGGTTCAATCTCTGCTAGTAGAAGGCGGACAATGCCGAGGTGTAGTTATAGAGGGAGAAGCCATTCCATATGATGCCGTGTTATATAACGGGGACTTTCCACATTTGGAAGGACTCCTGCCGCAGGGGATTATTAAGAAAGCCCGTAACTCGCAAAAAGCTAGCCAGCCGGCCAGCAAGTTTCTCCCCTCATCCGGTTGTCTGCTTATCTACGTGGCCGCCACCAAAAGGTGGGAGGAATCGCTGACACACCAGTTTTTTCTGCCAGATAGTCTGAATGACAGCTTGCGGGAGGTATTTGATCAGCATACCATTCCCGATAAACCCTCCTATTATGTCTTCAATCCGGCGGCGCTGGATGAAAGTGCTGCTCCGCCAGGAGAAAGTATATTGTACTTTCTTGTTCCTGTTCCTACTTCCCAAGGCATCGACTGGAAAACTGCCGCTGGCCCGTTAGCCGACAAAGTGCTAGCGGATGCAGAGTCTCGCGGTTTTCCCGGACTTGCTGACAGTATGGTTTGGCGCAAAGTACGTACTCCTATGGACGCTGAGCAGGAAGGGATGTTCGGTGGAGGGAGCTTTGGGATTGCCCCAGTGCTGTCCCAGTCGGGGGTATTCCGACCTCAGCCGAAGCCTTATAAAATAGACGGATTGTATGCCGCCGGCGCTTCTGTGCACCCCGGGGGTGGGGTGCCGATTGTAATGCAGGGAGCGAGACTGGCCGTACATGAACTGATAAAGGAGCTGAATATAAATGAAGGAAGACGTATTGCAAAAGTGTGAGGAAATGATCAGAATTGGGTCCTCTTCGTTTTACAGGGCCTTTGACGGACTGCCTAGCCCGCGCCGTGAGGCGGTTCATGTTATTTATGCCTTTTGCCGCATCATTGACGATAGTGTTGATGAGCCGGAGAAGTCGCCCTTCACGATCCATGAGCTACGCAATCAGTTTCAGGACTTGGAGCAGGCAGATGGACACTTTATCTGGCCTGCGCTGCGCTGGCTGTTCCGCAGCTTCCCGCAGTTGGGGAAGGAACCGTTTCTATTGCAGATGGAAGGCCAGCTAACAGACCTCTCTTTCACCCATTATGAGACGATGGAGCAGCTCGAATCTTATTGTTATCTCGTAGCGGGTACCGTCGGAGAAATGCTGCTGCCTGTTCTTAGAGATGACGGCAGTGAAGAAGCGCAAGCCGCAGGTATTGCTCTTGGGATAGGGATGCAGTTTGTGAACATCATTCGTGATGTGGGCGAGGATCTGGAGCGTGGCCGCCGATATCTTCCACTTGAGGTGCTGAAGAAGCATGAGTATAGCCAGCAGGAGCTGGAAAAGGGCATAGTGAACAAGCCGTTTAAAGCGGTATTGCATGAGCTTAAAGAAAGTGCGCTATATTGGTTCGAAAAAGGGCTGGAAAATCTCGATACCTATCCACCAGAGAGTGGCATGGCAGTAGAATTAGCAGCAGCTTTCTATGCAGGTATACTCGATGCCGTGGCCGCGATTGATTATGATGTATTTCGTAGTCGGGCCTATGTCAGCGATGAGGCCAAGCTGCAAATGTACCGGCGCACAGCTGCACGTTATGCCGCAGGTTTTAACAGCAAGGGCAAGACGGCGGCATTTTAATGATCAGGTATTTATTCTGGGCTTGGTATTTTATAGGCGCGCTGCTCTTAATCGTGTTCAGCATACCGGAGAGCCTGCAATTCTCCAATGGCTTATTTCTAATTTTTTATGCAGCATATGCTCTGGATTTAACGAACAAGGGAATAGAGCAACCTTTCCTGTCCGACCAGTCAGTCAGCAGTTGGCGAGGTCTTCCAAGCTGGCTGTCCGCTATAGTGATTTGGTCGGGAGGCATGGGAGTAGAGTGGATTGGTGTTCATTCTGGCAGGTTGTTTGGCAGTTACGAATATTCTAATATTTTGGGACCGTTGTTATTTGGCGTCCCTGTCACTTTAGGTTTTGCCTGGATAGCTGTAGTCTGCGGTGCAGTCTTGATCAGTAATGATTTTGGCCTGACTGGTGTCCGTTTGTCTTTGGTCCGGGCTCTTCAGACAGGCTTTTGGAGCGTTTTATTGGATTTGGTCCTCGATCCTGTGGCACATGCCAAAGGTTTTTGGCATTGGGGCAGCAGTGGGGGACTGTATGGTGTTCCCTGGAGTAATTTTCTCGGCTGGTTCATCGTCAGTGCAGCTTTGTCGCTGTCCTTGCAGGTCTTTAAGATTTCCCGTCTGAGCGTGCGTCGGGGTACCCGATTGTATCAGGCAATTCTAATCATGTTCGGGCTTATGGCTGTGCGTGAGGGATTAATGCTCTGTGCTGGGATAGCGGGGCTGGGAGTTTTACTGGCAGAAGGGAGTTTGTATTATGCTGGAAGCCGTCAGATCAAAAAGCTTTGATAAGTTATTCTACCGTTACAATTATCATTATTTAATTCGTAGACATTTCCGGTATCTCGGGGTGGCCGGAGAGCTGCAGCCGCCTTCTATAGAGGGTAGACCGGTGCTGTATATTATGAATCACAGCTCATGGTGGGATGGACTGCTCGCATACCATGCGGCTAGGACGCTGACGAATCGGGAGCACTATTTCATGATGGAGGAAGAGCAACTGCGCAAGTATGCTTTTTTTCGCAAGTTGGGAGCGTATTCAATTAATCGGCATAGTACGGGAGACATCAGCACCTCGCTGCGTTATACCACGAGACTACTCCGGGCTGGAGGCGGTGTGTGGATGTATCCAGAGGGTGAAATCCAACCCTTAGAGCATCGCCCGATGGTATTGAAGGCGGGTGTTGGCCTTGTGCTGCGATTGTGTCCGGAAGCGGTCGTGGTGCCAGTAACGTTGTATCATGGCTTATTTCGGCATTCCAAGCCGGAGGCGACATTGTTGGCTGGGGTTCCGCTTGCCCATTCCTGGAAGGACATGAACCGCAACAGCATCGGGGAGGAGCTGCAGACTGTGCTGGAAGAACAATTGAATAACCACCGCCAAATGATCATCAATAATGGTGGGTTTATACCCGAACAATTCCAACCTCTGATGAAACAGAGTCGTTCCACCAATGAATGGTTTGATGCTGTGCTTGGCAGGCGAAGACGATGATTCTACTGCTGCAGATCATCAGCGGCTGTCTGCTGCTTCAACTGCTGTTCGCGCTATGGAACACTACACGGCTGCCGAAGCTTGGAGTGGTAGAGCGGGTAGTCCATTCAATTTCCGATAGCCCTCTGATTCAAGAGGGAGTTCCGCGCTTGTCCGTATTGATTCCGGCCCGTGACGAGGTGGATAATATTGCCGCTTGCCTGGCATCTGTGCTGGCCTGCCGAAGCGTGGGTTGGGACTTTGAGGTGCTCGTGCTGGATGACCGTTCCAGTGATGGAACTGGTGAACTTGCTGCCGCGACTGGAGATCACCGGGTTAAGGTGCTAGCCGGTCGGGAGCTGCCAGAGGGTTGGTTGGGCAAGTCCAATGCCTGCGATCAGCTAGCGGAAGCAGCGAGAGGGACTTGGTTGCTCTTCTTGGACGCAGATATCAGACTCCGTCCGGAGGCGCTGGAAGCGGCTATGCTGACAGCTAATGCTCAAGGAGACGGCTTGGTGACCGGCTTCCCCGGGCAGGTAACGAGGACATGGCTCGAAAAGCTGATTGTGCCGTTAATGAACTTCACCATCATCTGCCATCTGCCCATTCCACTGGTTCGCGGCGTAAGAGATCCCCGATTTGTAGCCGCGCATGGAGGATTTATGCTGATTCAGCGGGACAGTTATTCACGTAGTGGAGGCCATGCCTACATTCGTACCGAGCTTGTGGATGATATGGCTTTAGCCCGTGCAGTAAAGATTTCGGGAGATCCGGTGACACTGGCTAATGTTGTGGATTATACGGAAATGCGCATGTACCATAACGCAACAGAGGTGTGGAATGGCTATCGCAAGAACATTTACGCCGGTCTGGGTCGCCGTCCTCTTTTGCTGCTAGGTTTACTAATTGTCTATACACTAATGTATGTTCTGCCTATTGTGATACTTACTCTAGCTTGTCTGACAAATCAGGGAACACTGGCGTTATGGGCGCTTCTTGCAGCTCTGTTAGGTATGGCTATCAAACGGACTAGTGATGCATCTGCTAAACAGGCGGTTTGGTTATGTCTGCTGGTATCCGTAAGCATGCTCTGCTTGAGTGCTATTGCGATCAGCTCTTGGCGGGGCGCTCAGTCCGGGCAAGGCTATGAATGGAAAGGGAGATGGTACCGTTGAAATCGAAAGCTGTGATTATCGGTGCCGGGTTCGGTGGACTATCCTGTGCGGTAACACTTGCCTCCAAAGGATGGGATGTAACCGTGTTGGAACGCCAGCACCATCCCGGCGGCAAGCTGCAGCGTATTGAGACTGGAGGGTATACCTTTGACCGTGGACCCAGCACTATTACAATGCCTCAGGTTTTTCGCTCGCTTTATGAGCTTGCTGGAGTTGCAATGGAGGATTATGTCCAACTTTATGAACTAGAACCGCGTACGCGCAATGTTTTTGCAGATGGAAGAGTGGTAGATTTGTCTCGCGATGCCAGATATATGAAGGAACAAATTGCTGCATATAGCCCCGCTGATGCTGCACGTTACACGGATTTTATGACTGAAGCCGCTGTAATGTATCGCCTTAGTGAGAAGCGGTTTCTGAACAAGCTGTTACTCTCCTGGCGGGACAAAATTTCTCCGGCACTTGTGCGTGACCTGCTCCGTGTTCGGCCTTTTCTTAGCCTGCACGCCCTGCTGTTGCAGTACTTCAGCCACCCGCATACACTCGCAATGTTGGGACGTTATGCTACTTATGTTGGATCATCGCCTTACCGTTCTCCTGCTATCTTTGCCATGCTGGGGTATTTGGAGAGTGAAGAGGGCG comes from Paenibacillus sp. 19GGS1-52 and encodes:
- the crtI gene encoding phytoene desaturase family protein; protein product: MSTKSAAKVAVVGAGPGGLAAAMLLAAEGYDVEVYEKQEVVGGRSGELRLGSYTFDRGATFLMMPHLLRELFTSAGRSLDDYISLKELDPLYSLHFGDTVFKPSTNQNQTANEVERLFPGNGEGYRRFMADEGDKLDRVQPLLQRPFQSLGDYLKKDVLHALPKLHATDTVYNRLSKYFSDERLRFAFAFQAKYLGMSPWECPGTFTILSYMEHRYGLYHPIGGINQVFQAMADVIKEHGGRVHTSCGVKRVLLHNGQATGLLLDNGDKVEADYVVIGADFGSAMTEMFEPGVLKKYTPKKVANKRYSCSTAMLYLGVDGAVDLGHHSVHFAEDYRRNVEEITKLGTLSADASIYVHNPSVLDPTLAPAGKSSLYVLMPVPNLTADIDWKQESARVEEEMLERLQRIPGLANLSGRIEEKLFFSPLDWQGKLDVYNGATFNLAHNLGQMMYLRPHNTFEEARGIWLVGGGTHPGSGLPTIFESAKISVRLLKEHDRAARSRTFKAGVAGTGASL
- a CDS encoding MerR family transcriptional regulator, producing the protein MSYNVYSIKQVVEMLEIPSVTLRAWESRYQAVTPERTESGYRLYSHDNVEDLRWLKEQIEQQGISISHAVRLLKAQKEKHLEDNIAVSGTTQDAFEKMKEQIYNALLEFQGERANALIDFGFSMYGYEAMFHQVLVPVLIKVGDAWEVGTATVAQEHYMTHMISNRFYQFFNVFPVYAHLPKVLAFCPAGEHHQVGLLLFSLFLRKNGVEVIYLGANTPEEGILSILEQQKRIGALCLSVTDKALIPYCEGLIKHLKGACPEAEFIVGGKAYEAFPNSIGARFIMNEPPEHWQSWFDKMFIGMKSKI
- the crtI gene encoding phytoene desaturase family protein, producing MSRVAIVGGGIGGLTAALLLSRSGQEVTLYERASQIGGRVAFEEHGPYRIDRGPTIVLLPDMLRSILEEGGLPPESVELLRCDPLYRVHFKSGRTLTKVNGIQEQAAEIERCFPGEGKGFIRFMHDMSILYPLGKASFLERSFKNRREFFSFGNLSLMARLQAYKSLKDAVGRYFHSEELKDAFSLQSLYIGGAPFRTPGIYTMLPYAEQAFGIWMLKGGYGELPQIMLRELERRGVIIHTHTEVQSLLVEGGQCRGVVIEGEAIPYDAVLYNGDFPHLEGLLPQGIIKKARNSQKASQPASKFLPSSGCLLIYVAATKRWEESLTHQFFLPDSLNDSLREVFDQHTIPDKPSYYVFNPAALDESAAPPGESILYFLVPVPTSQGIDWKTAAGPLADKVLADAESRGFPGLADSMVWRKVRTPMDAEQEGMFGGGSFGIAPVLSQSGVFRPQPKPYKIDGLYAAGASVHPGGGVPIVMQGARLAVHELIKELNINEGRRIAKV
- a CDS encoding TetR/AcrR family transcriptional regulator; amino-acid sequence: MAERSVDKKEQIIKTAMQLFAVKGSSSTSMQEIAELCGMSKGSLYLVFKSKEELKRSIYIYCFRMIRDPLLREEQESRRTPQEKLRNQIEILLHHVYELREFLQRQIQELSGREQTEIPEWLRNSNLTLFNWFQAKLESLYGKEILPYTGDLCLIAHGTISSYVRVMFYQESPISIARMADHLVDLLDIIVSGLLTRHPDPLISSAILSSWMEVHEDNKRRNPLQLIKEIKDLLSASTAMQPQPKEDMLESLTILEGEMLVPHPRRAIMQGMLSNLRTFPELAKEVEELQKLITPYMHNLCAFH
- the cls gene encoding cardiolipin synthase — encoded protein: MRRGLQSTVIIGALLAFYYFGFGLFGSTGGTIISIFSTLTVISIGLAIFMENRNPSTTMAWILLLALIPVLGLVFYFLFGQNVFKRRKYDKKAQRDLMAYERIENDALRMHQDWSIFDPSRQKLLGLAQRLARTPISFTSETRILTNGEETFGTLLLELRQAQHHIHMEYYIFRADHIGTRIQQILIDKARAGVVVRFMYDAVGSIQLSKAFLKEMSDAGVQVAAYGSSKSFFSFFSSRVNYRNHRKIVVIDGDVGFMGGLNVGDEYLSRSKTYGFWRDTHMLVRGEAVRTMQIIFLQDWMHTTGEKILEQDYLSPQLRFMSGDGAVQIIASGPDNERRALKNIFFSMITSAEKSVWIASPYFIPDEDILTAIRVAAMSGLDVRLLFPAKPDKWIPFLASHSYFPSLLEAGVKIYEYEKGFIHSKLLIIDSEIATIGTANMDMRSFHLNFEVNALLLKTESVARIVADFERDLLSTSQIEHTEFMNKRLIERLLESGARLMSPLL
- a CDS encoding phospholipase D family protein codes for the protein MKLGHFSIPPKSHNKKRPSRRRTWILRLTLMLILWLTGVMIYQTHKPLPPGISYESPLYQVDHVTFWHDLTYSDGSPTGKQESQILPRILQIIEDSREFLVIDLFLFNDYTHKDQQFPPVSRTLTTKLIAQKLAYPKMDIVFITDEVNTNYGSAPNALLEEMKAAGINVIMTDVDPLRDSTPAYSAVWRTFIQWFGQAGTGWIPNLMASKGPDITARSYLKLLNVKANHRKVIVSEKTALISSGNVHDASSYHSNIALEVQGPILADILQTEQAAANLSGAGPLLSKEPVFTQEDKGEVAGLAEVRYVTEGKVYKYALQGIRGAQKGDTVWMAMFYLADDGIIDALLDASARGAKVNLLLDPNQNAFGRDKIGIPNRPVAMDLNRRSAGKIAIRWYNTTKEQFHPKLLFIAKQSGNSIILGGSTNFTTRNLDDYNLENDLWVAVKQDQPLYTEMNAYFNRLWNNEGAEYSLPLQDYQTDVTWLKYLLFRLQTTLGFTTF
- a CDS encoding phytoene/squalene synthase family protein produces the protein MKEDVLQKCEEMIRIGSSSFYRAFDGLPSPRREAVHVIYAFCRIIDDSVDEPEKSPFTIHELRNQFQDLEQADGHFIWPALRWLFRSFPQLGKEPFLLQMEGQLTDLSFTHYETMEQLESYCYLVAGTVGEMLLPVLRDDGSEEAQAAGIALGIGMQFVNIIRDVGEDLERGRRYLPLEVLKKHEYSQQELEKGIVNKPFKAVLHELKESALYWFEKGLENLDTYPPESGMAVELAAAFYAGILDAVAAIDYDVFRSRAYVSDEAKLQMYRRTAARYAAGFNSKGKTAAF